The following proteins are encoded in a genomic region of Myxococcus virescens:
- a CDS encoding ThiF family adenylyltransferase: MFEQRFQRNLGVVDAETLDKLSRTHVLVAGVGGAGGQCAVDLARLGFGGVTLADFDVYERHNMNRQVGCFESTLGRSKVEVVGRMCRDIHPALRLREVPEGITEANVEDVLGGGGALGPVDYVVEVIDIAGAHEKQVLHRACRQRGVPVMTGLMLGFGAALHVFQPDAPLYEALYILPDGRIDLPAIIPHLGSYMLREYMDACFQGRGHAPTCVVGATSAAGMMVTELTRAVMRGPRSMVSWPEYLYVDFFDHSFVRGTAASALARRVVPASRAGGAPAAS, from the coding sequence ATGTTCGAGCAGCGGTTCCAGCGCAATCTGGGCGTGGTGGATGCGGAGACGCTGGACAAACTGTCACGCACGCATGTGTTGGTGGCGGGCGTGGGCGGCGCGGGTGGCCAGTGCGCGGTGGACCTGGCGCGGCTGGGGTTCGGCGGCGTGACGCTGGCGGACTTCGACGTCTACGAGCGCCACAACATGAACCGGCAGGTGGGCTGCTTCGAAAGCACGTTGGGCCGCTCCAAGGTGGAGGTGGTGGGGCGGATGTGCCGGGACATCCACCCGGCGCTGCGGCTGCGGGAAGTGCCGGAGGGCATCACCGAGGCCAACGTGGAGGACGTGCTGGGCGGGGGCGGTGCGCTAGGGCCGGTGGATTACGTGGTGGAGGTCATCGACATCGCGGGGGCGCATGAGAAGCAGGTGCTCCACCGCGCCTGCCGCCAGCGCGGCGTGCCGGTGATGACGGGGCTGATGTTGGGATTCGGCGCGGCGCTGCACGTCTTTCAGCCGGACGCGCCGCTGTATGAAGCGCTCTACATCCTGCCGGATGGGCGCATCGACCTGCCGGCCATCATCCCCCACCTGGGAAGCTACATGCTCCGCGAGTACATGGACGCGTGCTTCCAGGGCCGGGGCCACGCCCCCACCTGCGTGGTGGGCGCGACGAGCGCCGCGGGGATGATGGTGACGGAGTTGACGCGCGCGGTGATGCGGGGCCCCCGGTCCATGGTGTCGTGGCCGGAGTACCTCTATGTGGACTTCTTCGACCACAGCTTCGTCCGGGGCACCGCCGCGTCGGCCCTGGCGAGGCGGGTGGTCCCGGCGTCGCGGGCCGGAGGTGCCCCGGCCGCGAGCTGA
- a CDS encoding penicillin acylase family protein, with protein MHPKPPSPLRRGVLRRTRSTRWQFSLLAGVSLLFSSACGDDDEGTPPTPTPTYEVTIRRTAHGVPHITGKDMGSVAYGNGYAFAQDHVCILADQILKVRGERARFLGMGPGSTYAGSDFAYRSLGLHARATERISTQPATLQAMLKGYAAGFNRYIEETPKDQLPAPCTGAKWVRPISDVDLLAYAYSVALTGSSYQVALALAAATPPDVTATTLGTPDRDHVKVQRPELHQVGSNGWAIGRDRSATGHGMVVANPHFPWEGELKLWESHLTVPGELDIYGVGLLGVPAVLIGFNNDVAWTHTFSSGQRMTLYGLRLVPGKPTSYYYDNEEREMTWKDITILVRLDNGTLVNVTRRMYSSHYGPIISIPGTAEWTEQSVLTYRDANLENDTLLAQFLGMNQARSMDEFKAVYAREQGIPWVNTMAADRAGNTWYTDATPTPNLSQAALATWNIARQGADLATTAIWQQMGLVLLDGSNSQNEWQDEPGARSPGLVPFSKVPKLDRTDFVFNANDSYWLTNPAAPLKGFSPLHGLEDVPQTPRTRLNAVMLTEQGEGGASGADGLFTRTELQDASLSNRGMIAELLIDDVVARCTGHTTVPYGTDTVDISQACSLIAQWDRRYDVDSVGAIVWREFAGTFTMGELQASPALYATPFDPADPIATPHTLAPAPAQGTDPVLTKLAQAVTTLTRAGLALDLPLGEAQFTPRVSGERIPIHGGGNYDGAANIVGFGTLKSTTPNAEVGSATRTVVNGRTALANGGYVINNGSSFIMAMEFTPTGVQASALLTYSESSNPASPYYADQTRLFSQKQWRPILFTAEEIAAAPAEQITLTGD; from the coding sequence ATGCACCCCAAACCTCCCTCGCCCCTCCGGCGCGGTGTGCTCCGGCGTACGCGGAGCACCCGCTGGCAGTTCTCCCTTCTCGCAGGCGTGAGCCTGCTGTTCAGCTCCGCCTGTGGTGACGACGACGAAGGCACGCCTCCGACCCCGACGCCCACCTACGAAGTCACCATCCGCCGCACCGCCCACGGCGTCCCCCACATCACCGGAAAGGACATGGGCAGCGTGGCGTACGGCAATGGCTATGCCTTCGCCCAGGACCACGTCTGCATCCTCGCGGATCAGATCCTCAAGGTGCGCGGCGAGCGCGCCCGCTTCCTGGGCATGGGCCCCGGCAGCACCTACGCGGGCAGCGACTTCGCCTACCGCTCGCTGGGCCTCCACGCGCGCGCCACGGAGCGCATCAGCACGCAGCCCGCCACCCTCCAGGCCATGCTCAAGGGCTACGCGGCCGGCTTCAACCGCTACATCGAGGAGACGCCCAAGGATCAGCTCCCCGCGCCCTGCACCGGCGCCAAGTGGGTGCGCCCCATCTCCGACGTGGACCTGCTGGCCTACGCCTACAGCGTGGCGCTGACGGGCAGCAGCTATCAGGTCGCCCTCGCCCTCGCCGCGGCCACGCCGCCCGACGTGACGGCGACCACCCTGGGCACGCCGGACCGCGACCACGTCAAGGTCCAGCGGCCCGAACTGCACCAGGTGGGCAGCAACGGCTGGGCCATTGGCCGCGACCGCTCCGCCACCGGCCACGGCATGGTGGTGGCCAACCCGCACTTCCCCTGGGAAGGCGAGCTCAAGCTGTGGGAGAGCCACCTCACCGTCCCCGGTGAGCTGGACATCTACGGCGTGGGCCTGCTGGGCGTGCCCGCGGTCCTCATCGGCTTCAACAACGACGTGGCCTGGACGCACACCTTCTCCTCCGGCCAGCGCATGACGCTGTACGGGCTGCGCCTGGTGCCGGGCAAGCCGACCTCGTACTACTACGACAACGAAGAGCGGGAGATGACCTGGAAGGACATCACCATCCTGGTCCGGCTCGACAACGGCACGCTCGTCAACGTCACCCGCCGCATGTACAGCAGCCACTACGGCCCCATCATCTCCATCCCCGGCACCGCGGAGTGGACCGAGCAGTCCGTGCTCACCTACCGCGACGCCAACCTGGAGAACGACACCCTGCTGGCGCAGTTCCTGGGCATGAACCAGGCCCGCAGCATGGATGAGTTCAAGGCCGTCTACGCGCGCGAGCAGGGCATCCCCTGGGTCAACACCATGGCGGCCGACCGCGCGGGCAACACCTGGTACACGGATGCCACGCCCACGCCGAACCTGTCGCAGGCGGCCCTGGCCACCTGGAACATCGCCCGCCAGGGCGCGGACCTGGCCACCACCGCCATCTGGCAGCAGATGGGCCTGGTGCTGCTCGACGGCAGCAACAGCCAGAACGAGTGGCAGGACGAGCCCGGCGCCCGCAGCCCGGGCCTGGTCCCCTTCAGCAAGGTGCCCAAGCTGGACCGCACCGACTTCGTCTTCAACGCCAATGACAGCTATTGGCTGACCAACCCCGCCGCGCCGCTCAAGGGCTTCTCGCCCCTGCACGGCCTGGAGGACGTGCCCCAGACGCCGCGCACGCGCCTCAACGCCGTCATGCTCACCGAGCAGGGCGAAGGTGGCGCGTCCGGCGCGGACGGCCTCTTCACCCGCACCGAGCTGCAGGACGCCAGCCTCAGCAACCGCGGCATGATCGCCGAGCTGCTCATCGACGACGTGGTGGCCCGCTGCACCGGCCACACGACGGTGCCCTACGGCACGGACACCGTGGACATCAGCCAGGCGTGCTCGCTGATTGCCCAGTGGGACCGTCGCTATGACGTGGACAGCGTGGGCGCCATCGTGTGGCGCGAGTTCGCGGGCACGTTCACCATGGGCGAGCTGCAGGCGAGCCCGGCGCTGTACGCCACGCCCTTCGACCCGGCCGACCCCATCGCCACGCCCCACACGCTGGCGCCCGCGCCCGCCCAGGGCACCGACCCCGTCCTGACCAAGCTGGCCCAGGCCGTGACCACGCTGACGCGCGCGGGCCTGGCGCTGGACCTCCCGCTGGGCGAGGCGCAGTTCACCCCCCGCGTGAGCGGCGAGCGCATCCCCATCCACGGCGGCGGCAACTACGATGGCGCGGCGAACATCGTCGGCTTCGGCACGCTGAAGTCCACCACGCCCAACGCCGAGGTGGGCAGCGCCACGCGCACCGTCGTCAACGGACGCACGGCCCTGGCCAACGGCGGCTACGTCATCAACAACGGCAGCAGCTTCATCATGGCCATGGAGTTCACGCCCACCGGCGTGCAGGCCAGCGCCCTGCTGACCTACAGCGAGTCCAGCAACCCGGCCTCGCCGTACTACGCGGACCAGACGCGGCTGTTCTCCCAGAAGCAGTGGCGGCCCATCCTCTTCACCGCCGAGGAAATCGCCGCCGCGCCGGCTGAGCAGATCACCCTCACCGGCGACTGA
- a CDS encoding CDP-alcohol phosphatidyltransferase family protein — MSTEPSRARRPRRHFSMIRTFVLADFVTLGNGFAGAGAILSSMQYLASGDVSWLWVAFGLMPVALVMDVMDGRIARWRFKKSPLGADLDSLADVISFGMAPAALAFAVGMRGSLDVAALLYFVACGISRLARFNVTSADLSDESGKVKYFEGTPIPTSLVLVMVMAAATWAGRIGPDLWGGAWRLGPLVLHPLALMYVASGSAMISKTLRIPKI; from the coding sequence ATGTCGACCGAGCCGTCCCGTGCCCGCCGCCCGCGCCGTCACTTTTCGATGATTCGCACGTTCGTGCTCGCTGACTTCGTGACGCTGGGCAACGGCTTCGCGGGCGCGGGCGCCATCCTCTCCTCCATGCAGTACCTGGCTTCCGGGGACGTGAGCTGGCTGTGGGTGGCTTTCGGCCTGATGCCGGTGGCGCTGGTGATGGACGTCATGGACGGGCGCATCGCGCGCTGGCGCTTCAAGAAGTCGCCTCTGGGCGCGGACCTGGACTCACTGGCGGACGTCATCTCCTTCGGCATGGCGCCCGCGGCGCTGGCCTTCGCGGTGGGGATGCGCGGCTCCCTGGACGTGGCGGCGCTCCTCTACTTCGTGGCGTGTGGCATCAGCCGGCTGGCGCGCTTCAACGTCACGTCGGCGGACCTGTCGGACGAGTCAGGGAAGGTGAAGTACTTCGAGGGCACCCCCATTCCCACCAGCCTGGTGCTGGTGATGGTGATGGCCGCGGCGACGTGGGCGGGGCGCATCGGTCCGGACCTGTGGGGTGGGGCGTGGCGCCTGGGACCGTTGGTGTTGCACCCGTTGGCGCTGATGTACGTGGCCAGCGGAAGCGCGATGATCAGCAAGACATTGCGCATTCCGAAGATTTGA